In Fusarium verticillioides 7600 chromosome 6, whole genome shotgun sequence, the sequence CATGTTTGCAACACTGGCGCCCCTTCACGAACTTTTGGAGCGTGGACCCGAGACTCTGCGCGAGATTTCTTTCGCACAAGCTTTTGGTCGCGATCTTAAAGAGGCGCAGGATTGGTGCCGACAGTACGAGACAAGCCAAGACGTCAACGACCTGAACCAGGCGTGGGACCTGTATTATCAGGTATTCCGCAGAATAAGTAGGCAGCTACCGCAGGTGACCACCCTGGAGTTGACGTACTGCTCGCCCAAGCTTCTTAACGCGAAGAACCTGGACCTGGCAGTACCAGGCACATACAAGAGCGGACAGCCCATCGTGAGGATAATGTCCTTTGACACAACGTTTAGTGTTATCAACTCTAAGCAACGTCCACGAAAGCTCAACGTCAACGGCAGCGACGGCAAGTCATACGCGTTCCTGCTGAAGGGCCACGAGGACATCCGCCAGGACGAACGAGTTATGCAGCTGTTCGGCCTGTGCAACACGCTCCTAGCCCACGACTCGGAGTGCTTCAAGcgccatctcaacatccagcGCTACCCAGCCATCCCGCTCTCGCAGAATAGCGGTCTGCTCGGGTGGGTTCCCAACAGCGACACCCTGCACGTTCTTATTAGGGAGTATCGTGAGAGTCGCAAGATCCTGCTCAACATCGAGCACCGCATCATGCTCCAGATGGCGCCTGACTACGATAACCTCACCCTGATGCAGAAAGTTGAGGTGTTTGGTTATGCCCTCGACAACACCACGGGACAGGACCTGTACCGTGTTCTCTGGCTCAAGTCAAAGTCCTctgaggcttggcttgagaGACGAACTAACTACACTCGTTCTCTCGGTGTCATGTCGATGGTGGGATATATTCTGGGACTGGGCGATCGTCATCCTTCCAACTTGATGCTTGACCGCGTCACTGGAAAGATTATCCACATCGATTTCGGTGATTGTTTCGAGgtggcgatgaagagagagaaataCCCGGAGAGGGTTCCTTTCCGACTCACTCGCATGCTGACTTATGCTATGGAGGTTAGCAACATTGAGGGTAGCTTTAGAATCACATGCGAGAACGTGATGAGGGTTCTTCGAGACAACAAAGAGAGCGTCATGGCTGTTCTCGAAGCGGTAAGTCAACCCCTGTCCAGACTGATACATCTCATACTGACTGACATTCACAGTTCATCCATGATCCCCTCCTTACATGGCGTCTCACAAACGCTGCATCCCCAACAGgccccaacttcaactcagACCACGACACGGCCATGCCCGTCCCCGGCGGCGTCCGCGCCCGTCGTCAATCCATCCTCGACAGTGACGTCGCACCCTCCGAACTCCTCAACGCCCCCGAACCATCAATCCAAACCCGTGCACGTGCTCGAACAAACAGTTCAGCGGGTGAAGCCATGACCAACGGCGGCGCACCAGAGGTAGAGAGCCAGAACGCGAGGGCGGTGGAGGTGCTGGACCGTGTGCAGCAGAAACTCACAGGTCGagacttcaagaacaacgagGAGCTGGATGTCATTGCGCAGGTCAACAAGTTGATCATGGAGGCTACGAAGCTGGAGAATCTGTGCCAGCACTACATAGGATGGTGCAGCTTCTGGTAGAATTCTCTacagagaagagaagagagagttGCTGGGAGGGAATGGGATTTGCTTCAAGGGTGCGGGAGTTgggggttgttgatatcagGGACGTTTTTTTCTCCATTGGACGTTACAAAAATATTCGCATGCATGTATAATACGAGCGTTGAACCCGAGTCGTGTTGTATTTCTATCTTAATCAAAATTGTGTGTTCCCAACAAACCATTCTATCCCATCTCTGCTCCTCTGTCTATAGCTCATCGCGAGATCtgggcttcttgggctggcTTCCAACATCCCATCTCGAAAAGTCACAGGCAGCAGGCGTGCCAATCTCCATCCTGTAAACGCACTTCTCGCTCTCACTGACCCTCCACAACTCCTCCGTCTCCGCACATCCCAGCCACACATCCGTTCTCCTCTGCGGTCCATTCCAGCACTGCTGACCATCCTCATACCTTAACACCATCCTCTCACCCCTACCCAGACTCTTGCCATCGATCctatcctcttcatccgccATTTCTCTATCAATGCGTTTGAAATTTCCCATGTTGCTTTGACCGTGtcccttcttggacttttgcTTCGTGCTGCCGAGCCAGCATTGCTCGTAGGTGTACTCGCCCGCCTCGAGAGTTACACACTTATCTTTGAGGGCGCGGAAGATATCGTCGGGACCGTagtcaaagtcgagatcGGCTTGTTCGACGGAGAGAGTGGACTTTTTGTCGGAGAGGTCGCGATTGGCAGCGTCGACGGCTTCGCGGGCGGCGCGGACGAGGGTGGATTCTTTGCCGGGGGATGAGTTGTCGGCGAGGATgccgttggtgatggccCAGACGCGGAGGTTGTCGAGGGAGTTGTGGATGAAGGCTCGGACGGGAGGGGGGAGGTAAGCCTCAAAGTTGTACACTAACTCGTTAGCAAAGAACACACTGTTATGTTGCAGAGTTGACTTACGGATATCAGTATCGCTTccctcgccctcctcaaACTCACTCCAGTTAACACCGGCATTCTCCCCATCCTCCTTGAGAACACTCAAAACATCCTCATCGCTAACAACCTCCTCCTTGCTCTCCGCCCGACGAGCCGAGTAATCCTCAAACGACCGAATCGCCGCCTTGACACCCTCATcgttgaagttggggttATAATCAGTCTTGAACTTTGTCAAaagctcctcaagttcaCCGACTCgctccttgagggcatcaCGCTGGGTAACCACCTTATCCAGCGTATCCCTAAGCTCGTTAACGCGAGTCTTtgcaagaccaacaagaacaccaagCTTTCCAGTGCCAGGACCCTCACGAACAACCTTTCCCTTATCTTGCTGTTCAGCATCACGGTGCTTCTGCGCAAgttcctccttcttgacctccagCGCcgcaatctccttcttgagatcctccaccttcttctcaaccttttgTCGCAGATCCTTCGCCTCGCTGACCATCTTGCCCCTCTTCATCGCAGCCTTCTgcaaagccttcttcttctcatcctccaagcGTCTGTACTCCTTTCCGATCTCGGCACATTTGTTCTCGCACTTGACACCGCCTACACTGCCGTACTCCTCTGACCCATCGCAGCAGAGCTCGTAGTCGCACACGCCGTCGTTGACGTAGAGGAACGGAACGTACATGCCAATGTGGCCCTTGTTCTCGCACCAGAAGCCGGGCAGggcgttggtggtgtttgtggtgCCGGAGATGGAGCCCGCCAGAGGTTGTTCGGGGGAGAGAGGGTCGAGGTTGGCGCAGGCAGCGGTGCCTGGTTCGTCTGAGCCATCGGGACAATCGCACGTGTTATCGTTGACTCTGTCAAGACTCAATTTGATCGCTGCGTTGGTGATGCAGGAGAATTCATCGCCCTGGTAGTGAGAAGCAACTAAAACCACCTGTTAGCTCCCCCAAagcttcacttcacttcacgaTCGTTGGCATTCTTACACTCTGGGCCAACGCCTCTAGGCACactgccagcagcagccaggGTAAAAGCGTAGATAGCGCCCAGAAGCGCCAGAGAATTCGGGTGTTGCattgtttctggtggttcTTGTGTAATGGCTCCAGAAAGAGGAATTGGaggttggagttggagttggccAGGTCAGCTATAACTGACTTTGGGGGACAGGGGAGCATTCCAGAGGGAGGTCTCCACTGTAAAAGCTCCCCTGGACGGTAAATGTTCGGGAGGATCTGAGACGCGGAAGTAAATCCGTGCCTGGGGGGAGGAAGGGCACTAAAGGTGGGGGAcgagaaaaaagaagaactAAAGTAAACCCCTCCAACTCCAGCAAAACTACGacgcatcatcaccatctacACTACCTTATATCACAGCTGATCCGAGTCAACATGGCCCCCAACGATGAAGAGTCTCGCAAGGCTCTCGCTACACTCATagcaacagccacaaccCTCCTCGAACAGCTCCAATCAACACTCACCACTATCCAACGCAATCCACTCACCCCAAcaacaccctcctcctcctcccccgAAACAACCTCCATAAACGCCCTATCCCTCGCCCGCGACACatccctcctcatccgcGCCCACTCCACAAAGATCTCCCTCCTCATAATAAACGAGCCCTTCACCCCCAGCGCCATCAGCACCGTGGTCCGCGAGCTCATAAAGGGTCCCATCCCCGGCATCGCCACCGCCGCGCAAGCCTGCACCCCTGATCTCTACACCAGCGTCGTGCGGAAAGAATTAGCATACCGCTGTCAGAAAGTCCTCGTTGAGCTGTGGGGTTTGCTGAAGCGTGTTCCGGATGATGGCAAGGTTATTCCGTCTGTGGAGAGGAGTGGGAGTAAGGGGAGTTTGGTACTGACGGGTAAGCTTTGGGATGCTTGTGATGAGGTGGTCAAGCTTGCGGATTTGGGGGTTGGGGGTTTTTATGTGAGAAAGGCGGAGGAGTGGAGGGATACGCTTAAGGATGTtatggaggagttgaaggagtggggagaagaggaggaggatgacgaagatgatgttgatgctcTGGCCGACGACATGAACAATACCTCACTCACGGATCAAGAAATGCTCGACGACCTCATgaactcctcctccgccaTCCCCAAATCCGACCCCGATAAGATCCGTCCCCGTCTCGACTCAACCCTCAAGCGCCTCCGAATGATCGTCCTTCTGTACCAGGCCCTCTCCAAGCGGCGCTTCAAGAAACTTCCCAAGGACACCACCACAGGCGACATTCCCTCCAAGCTGGACAGAGCAGCAAGTGTTCTCGAGACGTTGCCGCATAAATTCGGGGATTTGGCCGGTGCGTTCTACGAGCTCGATGCGGAGGAGATCGATAGCCTCATGGAGGATTGTTTTGAGAGTGCGGTTGGTGTGAGTGAggttctcaagcttgggtGGCAGGGGGAGAGTGATGAGTTTAGTGAGTGGatggagaagttcaaggttgaagtcaagaagacaTAGACGGACCACGAAGTAAAGAATAAAACATTTGATACCAGTGAGCATTGTGGTGATCCTCGTGGCATAGATAATACATGCCTGTTATCTGTATAGACTACTACACATGGTGCTCTTATACAAAGTACATTCCCCGACAACGCTTCTTCCGTCCGTCGTATGTTTAAAAGCCTATGCATCCCAAAATCCCTCTCTTGCTTCAAAATACCATCTAAATGTGTCTCTGTTCCGTAGCAGGTCGACCCGTCACCGTTGTAAAGCCAGAATGTCCGAGTTGCTTAGCCTCATGTTCTGCCTCATCCACAGGCGCAGGAGTTTCTGGTGTGATCATGACAGCCGGAGCCGCGAGAGAACTAGGCACAACTTCTGTCTTGGCAGTTGTCACACCCTCGACGTGCTCTGCCTCTgcatcctccttctcatcctccttcacTTGTGAGAGTGGTCGGCCATGTGTATCGTGAGActctccctcctcgtcgcGGCGCATCTGGCCGTTTTCGAGATCGGCGCCGACCATTTGAGCAAGACTGCTAAAGTTGAACATGGGCTCGGATCCGGCGCTTCCACCGTCGCGTTCTCCGTCGTCACTGTAGGCGCCGAGGCTCAGTCCACTAGACCGAGGACCCAAGTCGCCGCCCAGGTAGTCGGGCCCTGTGTATGTGCCAACAGGACTGTCGTTGACTGAAGACCCAACGGAGGAGGCATTGCTCATCTGCCTAAGATGTGATCCTCCACGCGAAGGTCCAGCCGGTAGTGGCAGAGAActcgatgacgatgttggtCCAGCCTGGCTGTCGGATGCACCTCGATCCACTCCCTTACCTTTTCCAGCGGGCCCATCGTCCTTAGCCTTGGGTTCTGCTGGCGAGTCCGGGGTGCTCGAAGCGTGTGATGCCCTAGACATTGTAGCTTCAACACGGAGATTGCTGGCAGTACTGTTGCCTCGTCGTCGACCCAATCCTCCGAGTGACAAGCTACTAGCGCTCGCACCACTTGCACTTCCGCTGTATGGATTTCCACCCTTCTTGGCGGCTTTGCgttcctccttctctcgtCTCTTAGTCTCCTTTCGAAtagccttttcctccttaCGTTtgcgttcttcttcagaagcaaGAGAAAGACGAACAGCCTCCATAAACATCATCTCCTCGAGTTCGTCCATGCGACTCCTTCGTCCTGTACCGTTCCGTGAAGATCCTCTAGCTCCAGGTTCCGGTCCCTCGCTCGCGTCGTCCTGTGCACCGTCTGCTTGACCCTGCCCGCTGGGGCTGGGACTAGCATTTGAATCGTTGTTTCCAGTGTTCCTTCGGCCAAATCGACCCGGGCGAAGAATCGATCTCTGTTCGTTTCCGCCCATGAGAAATGCAGCCGTGTGAAGGGCAGTGGCCGCTGCAGCTCTTCGAGCTTGGTGGTTCCTCGCTGATGCGAGTTTCGACGCCCAGTCGGGACGCACGCGATCGGTGGTGATGACATTCGGCGCGTTCGCAGACAAACTATGTGCGCGTCGACGGCCGGGTATGGGTGGGGTCTGTAGTGTGCTGTTTAGTGACGTCTGCGAAGACATGGCTGTACCATGCGATGGGCCGCCCGAGTAGGCAAGGCCTCGGCGGAAGGGAGGAGGGTCGTATGTGACGCCGAATTCGGGCTGTTGGCAGTAGGGGCATGCCGAAGGCTCCGAGATAAGCATCTCGGGCGGATCGTCCGGGTTGAGACCTTCATTAGGATCCCGAGCTTCACCGTTCGGGTGATGCTCAGGAAGGTGAGGTTCAGCGCGTTTAATCTGAACGAAGCATTCGCTGCAGATATTCTGGTCGCAACATCTGGTGCGGTTCAAGTAAGGAGGATATGTCAGGAAGCAGATTGGGCACTCTTCAGCGTCTTTGTACAGGAAAACCTCCATGGGTTGGCCGTTCACAAAGGGATCATGAGGGAGAGCGATCTCCTTGGGCGACAAATCGGTTGAAGATGCATTTCGGGAACCACCGCTGAgcgcagcagcaagagccttggctcGAGGCTTGAAAGGCGACTTGCTCGCTCCAGGTGTCGACGGCGAAGGAAGACCGGAGGGTGTGTTTGATCCACTGCGATCCGATGCGGCAGAAAGTGTCCTAGGTCCCATAGGCACCGTCAAGTTCTGGAGGTTCTGGCTCGAAGGAGATGGATTCTCTGCAGGGGGAGGTTGCGGAATCAATTCTGGGTCGGGAGGCGCATCGGCGGGGGGAATAGGAAGGCCACGGGCAGCAGCGACGAGTTGATGCTCTGCCCAACTCGAAGACCAATCATTGAGGCCTCGCCAGAATGGCGCAAGCTTTCTCTCTATCTGAGTGATGTCAGCTTACCGATAAGAACAAACCGAGACAAAGAAACGCACCTGTAGCTGCCTCACGACAGGCTTGCTAAAGTCCTCGGTACCAGTGTAGGTGCCCAATGTCACCAGATAACCACCATCAACGTGTTCTTCGCGCATACTCCTCTCCCGCTCCTTCGCCCGAGCCACGCGCTCCCTTTCTAACCTCCTCGCCTCGCGCTCCTGCTTTGTCTCGCGACGCTCAAAGGGAACATCTGGTTGCTCACGATTGCGGGAGGAGCTGGGACCGATACCAAATATGTTTATCTCTGCTCTGCTCATCCGTCGGTTCGATCTCGAGTTGGCGGTTTGTAGATGCTCGCGCACTGAGGGATCGCCGGGACCTGCATATTGGCGAGGATCGCCCTCGGGACGAGACTCTTTTGTGTTGGAGTTGCCCATGGTGAAgatgtgaaggagaagagcgaggagaGCAGCGTGGTTATGTGGCGCGATGGCGCACTTGGGCTGGTCTTATCTGGCGTGGACCAGGGCAGGGGTGTTGTCGTCAACGATAACCGTGAggagaaaaagaggaagGGGTGTTGTAGAGGAGAGGTGTAGTTTGTGGTTTGAGTTGTGCTGTGTTGAGCGATATCGAGTGGGACAAGAGCAAGGAGCTTGGTCTCGATAGGAAGAGTTACCGAATGTCCCGCGATGGGTTGGGATGGGGATTGGAGCTGATGCAGATGGGGACACGATAGAATGGGGGAGGGGCCGGGCGTCAGACGACGGGGGTCACCACAGAGGGCATCTCGCTTGGGGCCGGTAGTGTATGGAGAAGGTGGTATTGACAGCCTAGggtctctctctctctctctctctctctctccactgTTGCTCAGGCAGTTTGATGCGTGATCAAAGAAAAGTTGGAGTTTTTGaaaggatgatgataatggaTGAGAGTGAGTGGAGCGATAACGGAACGTTTAGGTTGTTGGAATCAAATCAATTGAGGTTGGGTTGGGGGGGAGGCAGCCTGTAACAACGGCCGAAGGGTGCTGAAGCCAAAAGCCTAGAACAGCTGGTGGTCCCTGCTCTTATGGCTCTGTTGGACCTGGTTTAGCTGAGATCGGATACTGGAGCCCGCGAGCCAGGCGGGCGGGTAAAAATAGGTGAGAAAAGTGTACCTTAGTCCGCGGGGTAGCGCGAAGCTATTCAGTAGAAATACCAAGAGAGGATGTTCAgtaagaggaagagcaagttgttggtgttgaaagGTTGGCAAGGTatgattgagttgatgaCTGAGGAATCGAATATGTTGACAACTCACTCCCGTCGCTCAATCCAACCCTACAAGCGTCGTAAGCTATCCTGGCAGAGCCCATCTCTTGGTGTAAACCTTGAACATGGTGATATTTCTATGGACAGCCAGTAGATATCTCTGCTAACCTGTATCTCTTGCGGATTGAGGCCCGCACTATCAGCTCAGCTTTACCCTGGACTTGTGTCCTGTattgttttttctttttttgttccttttttttttttgtctGTTTCAAGAGATCTGCAGTCCTGACTCGGCATCGCCCATCAACGTCATGGACCGTCACTAGATTTGAAGATCCTTGAACCCAGAATGTCAAAAAATCAAGAAACAAGCCTTTTCTGTTTCACATGAAGTCTTCGCAAAGTGACTGATGTGTTTTGAATTGTGCATTCAATCATGTATAGAGTAATTGTGATTTCATGAATTACAGTTATCATGGTGAGAATATCAGACCATTGTCTGACCTCCTCTGAATGATCCGGATGGTGATGGAATGTAACTATAACGTCGTCTTCAAATCCGTATTCGGCATGCGATCTGATCCATATTCATCATATTGTCAAAGTGCTTGCATGCTCTATCCCGTCTATCTTCTATCCCCAACaccacatcatcatcatcataatcGTCAAAACTCTACTTGGTAGGCGCCCAGGCCTGCAACCAatccctcatcctctccaaccCCCCCTTCTCAGCCTCCGCCGCAGCGACACACCACTCAACATCCCAAACCCCCTCCTCCGCCATCATCTCCGCCAACTTCCTGCCCCTCTGGCTCCCCTCATCCGTGCAGAACCACAGCGGCGCATCCATGTTCGTCACGTCGCCCAGCAGCGGCTTCACCAGCGGGAGGACCTCCCTCGCACTCGAAGGCTTCGCCTCAAGACCTGCGTTTGCGCGACCGGTTTTGCACCATGGATTCGCGCAGTGGGACTTCCCGCAGCCTGTCATGAGCTGCCCGAGGTAGCGGCGCTCGATGCGCCGTTTGAGGGCTTTGCCTTCGGGGTCGTGCATGCTCACGTATAGGGGGCCGAAGCAGATTGAGCAGAGGCCGATGGAATTGGAGGCTTGGTCGGTGGAGGCGGTTTGGCGGACTTGGCCTCTTGACCCTACGCCGAACATTGTTCTCCCGCAGTTGGCGTTGCGGCAGATTGGGGGTTTGAGACGGGATACTTTGTCGAGTTCGTGATGCTTCAAATGTGTCTCCATGTCTTTCAGACGAACAATCTTATCGCAGAGATGGCACTCTGTCGTCCGTGTACCATCTGCAAGTTCATGAGCCGTTAACCCAGAGAGAACAACCTCTGGGCTGGGATTGAAGGGATCGCCTTCTTGGGGAACCTCGAGATGACAGAACCGACAGAGGATCAACTTCCCAGGACACACGCTCGTCTGATGCCTCGCCAAATCAGCCATCGAATTCGTCGAGAACTCGCAGTGTGGACATTGTCGCTCCGTGTGAAAAATATCATCATGCTTCGCCTTGCTCTCTGTCGAGTTCCCAAAAGCACTGTCCTTCTCACAATGCCAATGCGCTTCCCACTCCGGGGAGCCCTTCTTGAACACAGATTTGCACTTGGGACAAACGATGTTATTCCGCCGACAGAAGTTTTCGTGTAGAACCATCGTCCGCTTCGGAACGTATTGTAGACAGTTACTGCACTGCTCCTCATCAGGAGAGTGTTCTTGTTCACCGGTCCCATTGGATAGCCCATCCGTTGCGTCCTTGGTGTCTTGTAAGTCCACCTTGGCTCGTAGGGAATACTGCAGTGTCCTGGGAGGTTGTGTGGTGTCTGGATGTCTGTACCCATACACCGATATCGTGATCTGCTCCGCTCCCTCCAATTCCACATTCGTAGGACTTATCACAATTCTCTTGACCCCATCAACCGCCGGTGAAAAGTCCCCAAAAACATGAACACTTTCTCGCGGCAGCGCTCGTTGTCGCGAAGATTTCGGTGTAACGAATAAATCAAGcgcatcctcatcttcgccagTAGTAAGTTCAATCGCAAGAGGTTGCGACTTGTTCCACGAGGGAAGCACGTAATCCACGTATTCGCCCTCAAGAACCTGcccctcaacagccttcCAGATATCAATCTCTCCGCCAGTAGAGCTCCCATCCGTAGTTCCTCTTTGCGCAGACATGATTCGTCGTAAAGTTTCACGCGCTTGTTCTTCGTCTAGAGCTTCGATATCGACTTCGAGATCCGTGTCCACGACGCAGATGCCGTCTCCTTCAGGAGCGACCTTGTCCACAAGCAGCTTGAACTCCTCCCCACGCGCACCCTTAACCGCCAGCATTGACCCTTTGCTTAGTGTTGTAAAGTTCTCTCGTAATTGTCGCTCGAGTAGTGGTTTCCAGTCATCGGGGTTGTAGCCTGCTTCTAGAGGTCTAAGTCGAACGTACGTGCCCTTAGGAAGTTGTCGCGCCTCAACTTTGATCTGGATACCATCTAGCTCCATCCGTTCACTTTCCTGCACTGTATCTTGTTCCAAATCTATCACCTCTTTCGGCGACACGAATTCATCCTCTTGAATGCCCAAAGCCTCCGTCAACCATGGACTCAACCCCAATGTTCCCTCCGACGCCGAGAACTCCCTAATGCCCGCAAACACAgcattcttgttcttcgggTTAACGAGTCGGAACATTAAAGGGTTCGGTAGTTGTTGTGCGGTATCGGCATCGCTCGAGGAATACGACCATGGATCCGATCGGGCTGTCGTCGTCGAAGGTCGAGATCGCGCAGCGGCTAGAAGCTGTTCAAGAGCAGATTGCGGAAGAAGAATCTTGTCGCCGCGAAGATTCTTGGTCGCTATCGCAGAGGGACTTATCACGGGTAATGCGCTCGACCAGCGCAAGGGTGCAGGCTCTTCCATGATTGGGCTGAAATGTGTAGAAGTTATGATGTGAGGGTCTGTGATGATTTGGTGGGGGTTTGATAAGATGCAATTACGTAGTGGCGATCAAGCACGAAAAAAAC encodes:
- a CDS encoding protein kinase C substrate 80K-H codes for the protein MQHPNSLALLGAIYAFTLAAAGSVPRGVGPEFASHYQGDEFSCITNAAIKLSLDRVNDNTCDCPDGSDEPGTAACANLDPLSPEQPLAGSISGTTNTTNALPGFWCENKGHIGMYVPFLYVNDGVCDYELCCDGSEEYGSVGGVKCENKCAEIGKEYRRLEDEKKKALQKAAMKRGKMVSEAKDLRQKVEKKVEDLKKEIAALEVKKEELAQKHRDAEQQDKGKVVREGPGTGKLGVLVGLAKTRVNELRDTLDKVVTQRDALKERVGELEELLTKFKTDYNPNFNDEGVKAAIRSFEDYSARRAESKEEVVSDEDVLSVLKEDGENAGVNWSEFEEGEGSDTDILYNFEAYLPPPVRAFIHNSLDNLRVWAITNGILADNSSPGKESTLVRAAREAVDAANRDLSDKKSTLSVEQADLDFDYGPDDIFRALKDKCVTLEAGEYTYEQCWLGSTKQKSKKGHGQSNMGNFKRIDREMADEEDRIDGKSLGRGERMVLRYEDGQQCWNGPQRRTDVWLGCAETEELWRVSESEKCVYRMEIGTPAACDFSRWDVGSQPKKPRSRDEL